In the Pseudodesulfovibrio senegalensis genome, one interval contains:
- the nifS gene encoding cysteine desulfurase NifS, with amino-acid sequence MQTIYMDNNATTKVDPAVLEEMLPYLSDLYGNPSSMHRFGGQVGAKVAEARQRIANILHCDPSEIIFTACGTESDNTAIRSALRAKPDKKHIITTRVEHPAILSLCKHLEKREGYDVTYLPVDEDGNLDVQDFKKAIRDDTAIASIMWANNETGVLFPIEELAAIAQERGVILHTDAVQAVGKIPIDLSRTPVDMLSLSGHKLHAPKGVGVLFVRKRLPYRPFMIGGHQERGRRAGTENTAGIIALGKACQLATEHFAEETTTVKTLRDKLENGLLKAVPHAKLNGDKENRLPNTSNISFGYVEGEAILLMLDELGICASSGSACTSGSLEPSHVLRAMGVPFTFAHGSIRFSLSRFNTEKEVDFIIENLPGVIENLRALSPFSAENDAPSCTPRSTE; translated from the coding sequence ATGCAGACCATATACATGGATAATAATGCCACGACCAAGGTGGACCCTGCCGTTTTGGAAGAAATGCTTCCCTACCTTTCCGATCTGTATGGCAACCCCTCCAGCATGCATCGATTCGGCGGTCAGGTGGGTGCAAAAGTTGCCGAGGCCCGTCAACGAATCGCCAACATCCTGCACTGCGACCCTTCGGAAATCATTTTCACGGCCTGCGGCACGGAATCGGACAATACGGCCATTCGATCCGCACTCAGGGCAAAACCCGACAAAAAACATATCATCACGACCCGCGTGGAGCACCCGGCCATACTCAGTCTGTGCAAGCACCTTGAAAAACGCGAAGGGTACGATGTCACCTACCTGCCCGTAGATGAGGACGGCAATCTCGACGTGCAGGACTTCAAAAAGGCCATTCGAGACGACACGGCCATCGCCTCCATCATGTGGGCCAACAATGAAACCGGCGTGCTCTTTCCCATCGAGGAACTCGCGGCCATCGCCCAGGAACGTGGCGTCATCCTGCATACGGACGCCGTTCAGGCCGTGGGCAAAATACCCATCGACCTTTCCAGAACGCCCGTGGACATGCTCTCCCTTTCCGGCCACAAGCTGCATGCGCCCAAAGGCGTGGGTGTCCTTTTTGTCCGCAAACGGCTGCCCTACCGACCGTTCATGATCGGCGGCCATCAGGAACGCGGACGGCGCGCCGGAACGGAAAACACTGCGGGCATCATTGCTCTGGGCAAGGCGTGCCAATTGGCAACGGAACATTTTGCCGAAGAAACCACCACGGTCAAGACGCTCCGCGACAAACTGGAAAACGGACTGCTCAAGGCCGTGCCCCATGCCAAGCTCAACGGCGACAAGGAAAACAGGCTGCCCAACACGTCCAACATCTCCTTCGGCTATGTCGAGGGGGAAGCCATCCTGCTCATGCTCGACGAACTGGGCATCTGCGCCAGCTCCGGCTCCGCCTGCACATCCGGCAGCCTGGAGCCATCCCACGTGCTACGGGCCATGGGCGTTCCCTTCACTTTCGCCCACGGCTCCATCCGTTTCAGTCTCAGCCGCTTCAACACCGAAAAGGAAGTTGACTTCATCATTGAAAACCTGCCCGGGGTCATTGAAAACCTGCGCGCCCTGTCCCCGTTTTCCGCGGAAAACGATGCGCCCTCCTGCACGCCGAGAAGCACGGAATAA
- the cysK gene encoding cysteine synthase A, producing MNIAENMIELVGNTPMVRLNKLSKGLPATVVAKLEFNNPCGSIKDRIACNMLEKAIEQGLVDENTLIVEPTSGNTGIGLAFACAVKGLRLTLTMPESMSIERRKLLTGFGADLVLTPADQGMKGAIHKAEELLESNDNAFMPMQFENKFNPDIHRRTTAEEIWNDTDGKIDIFVAGVGTGGTITGVGEVLKKRNPDIRMIAVEPSLSPVISGGAPGPHPIQGIGAGFVPPILNRDIIDEIITMDGELAIETAKRLITEEGILCGISSGANCAAALELAAREENRGKLIVFIVCDTGERYLSTPLFHD from the coding sequence ATGAATATTGCCGAAAACATGATCGAACTGGTGGGCAACACGCCCATGGTCCGCCTCAACAAACTTTCCAAAGGCCTGCCCGCAACCGTGGTGGCCAAACTGGAATTCAACAACCCATGCGGCTCAATCAAGGACCGTATCGCCTGCAACATGCTTGAAAAAGCCATCGAGCAGGGTTTGGTCGACGAGAATACGCTCATCGTCGAACCGACCAGCGGCAACACCGGCATCGGCCTTGCCTTTGCCTGCGCCGTCAAGGGACTGCGCCTGACGCTGACCATGCCCGAATCCATGAGCATTGAACGGCGCAAGCTGCTCACGGGATTCGGGGCCGACTTGGTGCTCACGCCTGCGGACCAAGGCATGAAGGGAGCCATTCACAAGGCCGAAGAGCTTCTGGAAAGCAACGACAACGCATTCATGCCCATGCAGTTCGAAAACAAATTCAATCCGGACATTCACAGGCGCACCACGGCTGAGGAAATCTGGAACGACACCGACGGGAAAATAGACATTTTCGTGGCCGGAGTCGGAACCGGCGGAACCATCACCGGGGTCGGGGAAGTCCTCAAGAAACGCAACCCCGACATTCGCATGATCGCAGTCGAACCGTCCCTTTCACCCGTGATCTCCGGCGGCGCGCCCGGGCCGCATCCCATTCAGGGGATCGGAGCAGGCTTTGTGCCCCCAATACTCAACCGTGACATCATTGATGAAATCATCACCATGGACGGAGAGCTCGCCATTGAAACGGCCAAACGCCTGATCACCGAAGAAGGCATCCTGTGTGGCATCTCCTCCGGCGCCAACTGCGCCGCAGCCCTTGAACTAGCCGCACGCGAAGAAAACAGGGGCAAACTCATCGTATTCATCGTCTGCGATACCGGCGAACGCTATCTGAGCACGCCGCTTTTTCACGACTGA
- the epsC gene encoding serine O-acetyltransferase EpsC, with protein MTSTTKSLDSIVRQLDTNGHELLSRAHSGERPMPSVEILSDIVENLRSVLFPGYYGPSEITPENMPYHIGSTLARVERLLADQINRGYCFVCERDQRDLCADCEKRSKDTARKFLECLPEIRNQLLSDVEAAYDGDPAAKTHGETIFCYPSIRALTNHRIAHELYRLDVDIIPRIISEMAHSDTGIDIHPGASIGNRFFIDHGTGTVIGETCIIGDNVRIYQGVTLGAKSFPKDEGERLVKGLPRHPIVEDDVIVYAGATILGRVTIGKNAVIGGNVWVTRDVPPDARLVQSKSMHLAFEQDATDIA; from the coding sequence ATGACCAGCACCACAAAATCTCTTGATTCCATCGTACGCCAACTCGACACCAACGGGCATGAACTGCTCTCGCGAGCCCACTCGGGAGAGCGGCCCATGCCTTCGGTGGAGATACTGTCGGACATCGTGGAAAACCTGCGTTCCGTCCTTTTTCCGGGGTACTACGGACCGTCGGAAATCACCCCGGAGAACATGCCCTATCACATTGGTTCCACATTGGCCCGGGTGGAACGGCTGCTGGCCGACCAGATCAATCGCGGCTACTGCTTTGTATGTGAACGGGATCAACGGGACCTCTGTGCGGATTGCGAAAAACGCTCCAAGGACACGGCACGCAAATTTCTTGAATGTCTGCCGGAAATCCGCAACCAACTGCTTTCGGACGTAGAGGCCGCCTACGACGGCGACCCCGCAGCCAAAACGCATGGTGAAACCATTTTTTGCTACCCGTCCATCCGGGCGCTCACAAACCACCGCATTGCCCACGAGCTCTATCGGCTGGACGTGGACATCATCCCCCGCATCATCAGCGAAATGGCCCATTCTGACACGGGCATCGACATCCACCCCGGCGCCAGCATCGGCAACCGGTTCTTCATCGACCACGGCACCGGGACCGTGATCGGCGAGACATGCATCATCGGCGACAACGTGCGCATCTACCAGGGCGTGACCCTTGGGGCCAAGAGCTTTCCCAAGGACGAAGGCGAACGGTTGGTCAAGGGGCTGCCGCGCCATCCCATCGTGGAAGACGATGTCATTGTGTACGCCGGGGCAACGATTCTCGGTCGAGTGACCATCGGCAAAAACGCAGTGATAGGTGGTAACGTCTGGGTGACGCGAGACGTACCGCCCGATGCCAGACTGGTGCAGTCGAAATCCATGCACCTGGCCTTTGAACAGGATGCAACGGATATAGCCTGA
- a CDS encoding EAL domain-containing response regulator yields the protein MDEKVDVLVVDDERINLRLLEGVLTGLDLNVVKASSGREALAYLEDYDFAVVLLDVMMPEMDGFTTAERIRGIEACRHIPIIFVTAISKEQRHVFRGYELGAVDYLFKPVEPGILKSKVRIFVELHRKTRGLERTTRELEKTIDQLQESKRALEHSERRYRIVADYNYDWECWYGDGGELLYISPSCERITGYPPRKFMNDPSFMKQIIHRNDRLQWERHMAGKPFSEEDSFDFRIFNSANRMRWLSLARRDVVDQDGSSLGVRASMRDITSRKEAEERLRHQTLHDPLTGLANRNLFLDRVERVMARTAGHNAFVAIAFLDLDRFKVINDSLGHSFGDKVLLAVSERLQRLMHPHDTVSRFGGDEFGLLFDDLDSEEEAAKRAGEVVEAMRKPLQVEGSEVQTSVSLGLDVFQDGKKSAEERVRNAHTAMYSAKNAGKDDYFVFKDKMRKRAVEKMTVETELRLALERSEFVLYYQPIVDLKNRSVTGFEALIRWNHPRRGLVSPGEFIHVAEETGLIVGIGEWVLHEAASTVQRWREDGVADNDLVISVNISARQFGERNLVDNVSRILKDTKLPPHCLKLEITETVVMVDASDSVRKLNLLKESGVLLSIDDFGTGYSSMSYLQRFPIDQLKVDLSFVQRLDVDPASIEIVRAIINLAHGLRLEVVAEGIETEQQLNLLYSLQCDYGQGYLISRPVPQEDAELFMKINKSLSL from the coding sequence ATGGATGAAAAAGTGGATGTGCTGGTCGTAGACGATGAGCGGATAAATTTGCGCCTGCTTGAAGGGGTTCTGACTGGGCTAGACTTGAATGTGGTTAAGGCTTCATCCGGCAGGGAGGCTTTGGCATATCTTGAGGATTATGATTTTGCCGTGGTGCTTCTTGACGTGATGATGCCAGAGATGGACGGATTCACTACAGCAGAGAGAATTCGGGGCATTGAGGCCTGTCGTCATATTCCCATAATATTTGTTACGGCCATCAGCAAGGAACAGCGTCATGTGTTCCGGGGCTATGAGCTGGGAGCGGTCGATTATCTTTTCAAGCCAGTAGAGCCGGGCATACTCAAAAGCAAAGTACGAATTTTCGTGGAGTTGCACCGTAAGACCAGAGGGCTGGAACGCACAACTCGAGAGCTGGAAAAAACCATTGACCAGTTGCAGGAATCCAAGCGGGCCTTGGAGCATTCCGAACGTCGATACAGAATTGTGGCCGATTACAATTATGACTGGGAGTGTTGGTACGGCGATGGCGGCGAGCTGTTGTACATAAGCCCGAGCTGTGAACGCATTACCGGCTATCCTCCCAGGAAATTCATGAATGACCCGTCGTTTATGAAGCAGATTATTCATCGGAACGACCGCCTGCAGTGGGAACGGCACATGGCGGGGAAGCCTTTTTCGGAAGAGGATTCCTTTGATTTCAGGATTTTTAATTCAGCAAACAGAATGCGTTGGCTCAGTCTGGCGCGGCGTGATGTCGTGGATCAGGATGGTTCGTCCCTTGGTGTGCGTGCCAGTATGCGGGACATCACAAGTCGCAAGGAAGCCGAAGAACGGCTGCGCCATCAAACTCTTCACGATCCTCTTACCGGGCTTGCCAACCGGAACCTCTTTCTCGACAGGGTGGAACGTGTCATGGCTCGAACGGCAGGACACAATGCGTTTGTTGCCATAGCGTTTCTCGATCTTGACCGGTTCAAGGTCATCAACGACAGCCTCGGGCATTCGTTTGGTGATAAGGTTTTGCTTGCTGTCAGCGAACGCTTGCAACGTCTCATGCATCCGCACGATACGGTTTCACGCTTCGGGGGAGACGAGTTCGGGCTTTTGTTTGATGATTTGGACTCGGAAGAGGAGGCTGCGAAAAGGGCAGGCGAAGTGGTTGAGGCCATGAGAAAACCTTTGCAGGTGGAAGGCTCGGAGGTGCAAACATCCGTAAGTCTGGGCCTTGATGTTTTTCAGGATGGAAAAAAGAGCGCGGAAGAACGGGTCCGCAATGCCCATACTGCGATGTATTCGGCTAAAAATGCGGGTAAAGATGACTATTTTGTTTTCAAGGACAAGATGCGTAAACGGGCCGTCGAAAAGATGACCGTTGAAACCGAGTTGCGTCTTGCTTTGGAACGAAGTGAGTTTGTCCTGTACTACCAACCCATTGTCGATTTGAAAAACCGTTCTGTTACGGGATTTGAGGCCCTGATTCGTTGGAACCATCCAAGGCGAGGTTTGGTGAGTCCCGGGGAATTTATTCATGTTGCCGAAGAAACCGGGTTGATCGTGGGGATCGGTGAGTGGGTGTTGCATGAGGCCGCTTCAACCGTACAGCGCTGGCGGGAAGACGGAGTGGCGGATAATGACCTGGTCATTTCCGTGAACATTTCCGCTCGCCAGTTTGGTGAACGAAATCTTGTGGATAACGTGAGCAGGATATTGAAGGACACAAAATTGCCGCCCCATTGTCTCAAGCTCGAAATAACCGAAACAGTTGTCATGGTCGATGCATCGGATTCGGTGAGAAAACTCAATCTGCTCAAGGAATCCGGTGTGCTTTTGTCAATTGATGATTTTGGAACCGGCTATTCGTCCATGAGCTATCTGCAACGATTTCCCATTGATCAACTCAAGGTTGACCTTAGCTTTGTGCAGCGGCTCGACGTGGACCCGGCCAGCATAGAAATTGTGCGGGCCATTATCAATCTTGCTCATGGGCTTCGTCTTGAGGTCGTGGCCGAGGGGATAGAAACCGAGCAGCAGCTGAACTTGCTTTACTCCTTGCAATGCGATTACGGTCAGGGGTATCTGATTTCAAGGCCGGTGCCGCAGGAGGACGCCGAGCTTTTCATGAAGATCAACAAGTCGTTGTCTTTGTAA
- a CDS encoding DUF493 family protein, whose protein sequence is MSNDNERFCQRLDEHHQWPCPYMFKFIVPTEKLNDFKTLFPDEELALRESRTGKYTSVTMETTMCSSQSVMEVYEKAAQIPGIMSL, encoded by the coding sequence ATGAGTAACGACAACGAACGCTTCTGCCAGCGCTTGGACGAGCACCACCAATGGCCCTGTCCATACATGTTCAAATTCATCGTGCCGACCGAAAAACTGAACGATTTCAAAACGCTGTTCCCCGATGAGGAACTCGCCCTGCGCGAATCTCGAACAGGTAAATATACAAGCGTAACCATGGAAACCACCATGTGTTCCAGCCAATCCGTAATGGAAGTGTACGAAAAAGCTGCACAAATACCCGGGATAATGAGCCTCTAG
- the lspA gene encoding signal peptidase II, whose amino-acid sequence MNRYSLAAIWAAISTILDQGTKLLILEKFPMWSSKTIIPGFFNLVHVHNKGTAWGVLDRDDISWQVPMFIAITLIALGFIIYMLKKTDERDKWMVTGLGLIGGGAIGNLIDRIRLGEVVDFLDFYIGTYHWPAFNVADSALTIGAGAILISMYLNRDNATPAA is encoded by the coding sequence ATGAACCGTTATTCGCTGGCTGCAATATGGGCCGCAATTTCGACCATTCTGGATCAGGGGACAAAACTCCTGATCCTTGAGAAATTCCCGATGTGGTCATCCAAGACCATTATTCCGGGCTTTTTCAACCTCGTCCACGTGCACAACAAGGGGACGGCATGGGGCGTTCTGGACCGGGACGACATCAGTTGGCAAGTACCCATGTTCATTGCCATCACATTGATCGCCCTTGGGTTCATCATCTACATGCTCAAAAAGACCGATGAGCGTGACAAATGGATGGTCACCGGTCTGGGCCTGATCGGCGGCGGTGCCATCGGCAACCTCATCGACCGGATACGTCTGGGAGAGGTGGTTGATTTTCTTGATTTCTACATAGGCACGTATCACTGGCCAGCTTTTAACGTAGCGGACTCCGCGCTCACAATCGGAGCCGGGGCCATTCTGATCTCCATGTACCTGAACAGGGACAATGCAACCCCTGCTGCTTGA
- the nifU gene encoding Fe-S cluster assembly protein NifU has product MWEYTDKVKEHFLKPKNAGSLEDADGIGEVGSLACGDALKLFIKVDDNGIITDAKFQTFGCASAIASSSALTEMIIGMNIEQAQKLTNKDIAEYLGGLPREKMHCSVMGQEALEQAIKNYRGEAGTVAEHSHEGELICECFGIFDEEILRAIKENDLKTVEDVTNFTKAGGGCGKCIPDIENLLAQAHGEKATCTVPEPTDSPAAGLTNLQRMRLIEQVIDEEIRPMLQKDGGNIELIDVDRTDVYVRLLGMCVGCPSSQATLKGVVEARLREKVDPEVTIKEG; this is encoded by the coding sequence ATGTGGGAATATACGGACAAGGTAAAGGAACACTTTCTCAAGCCCAAAAATGCCGGAAGCCTTGAAGACGCTGACGGCATCGGCGAGGTCGGCTCACTTGCGTGCGGCGACGCCCTCAAACTGTTCATCAAGGTCGATGACAACGGAATCATAACCGATGCCAAATTCCAGACATTTGGTTGCGCCAGCGCCATAGCGTCCAGTTCCGCGCTCACGGAAATGATCATCGGCATGAACATCGAGCAGGCGCAAAAGCTGACCAACAAGGATATCGCCGAATACCTGGGCGGGCTTCCCCGTGAAAAGATGCATTGCTCCGTCATGGGCCAGGAAGCGCTCGAACAGGCCATTAAAAACTACCGGGGCGAAGCTGGTACCGTTGCCGAGCATTCCCATGAAGGCGAGCTTATTTGTGAATGTTTCGGCATCTTTGACGAGGAAATCCTGCGAGCCATCAAAGAAAATGACCTGAAGACCGTGGAAGACGTCACCAACTTCACCAAGGCCGGAGGCGGCTGTGGCAAGTGCATTCCGGACATCGAGAATCTGCTGGCACAGGCACACGGCGAAAAAGCAACCTGCACGGTCCCGGAGCCCACGGACTCCCCGGCCGCAGGGCTGACCAACCTCCAGCGCATGCGCCTCATCGAACAGGTCATCGATGAAGAAATCCGCCCCATGCTCCAAAAGGATGGCGGCAACATCGAACTCATCGACGTGGACAGGACCGACGTCTATGTCCGCCTGCTGGGGATGTGTGTAGGCTGCCCGTCCAGCCAGGCCACGCTCAAGGGCGTGGTGGAGGCGAGGCTGCGCGAAAAGGTCGATCCCGAAGTGACCATCAAGGAGGGCTGA
- the ileS gene encoding isoleucine--tRNA ligase, which translates to MSDYKKTLLLPKTKFPMKANLKQREPEMLKFWEQIDAYSLMISSGGENGSYCLHDGPPYANGHIHMGTALNKVLKDIVVKSRNMQGYTSQYVPGWDCHGLPIEHKVEQELKKKRKELPTLTVRKICREYANKWLDVQRKEFKRLGVLGKWEEPYLTMNPSYEAATARELGRFMENDGVVRGKKPIYWCCDCHTALAEAEVEYADHTSPSIYVRFPMADPKAAEIADVDVNKLYIVIWTTTPWTIPDNMAVAVHPNFDYVFVNVGGDVYVVAEGMLESVAQAVGWENPEIVATVKGSELEGLKPKHPIYNRESPVVLADYVTLEAGTGCVHTAPGHGPDDFVTGMRYGLEIYSPMNDRGEFHKDVEFFAGMNVFDANPKVIEKLEELGNLLGSSSITHSYPHCWRCKKPVIFRATTQWFIGMEENDLRKRSLNAIRNDVSWIPAWGEERIYNMVENRPDWCISRQRNWGVPISALICEECDEPWYDAQWVYDLCEKYEKHPTGCDYWFEAPMEDIVPQGLTCPKCGAAKWKRETDILDVWFDSGTSFAAVVEQREETTYPADLYLEGSDQHRGWFHSSLLASMGTRKVPPYKSVLTHGYVVDGDGRKMSKSIGNVIAPQEIIDKYGAEILRMWVSASNYQEDIRISDETLNRLVDAYRRIRNTCRYLLSNLNDFAPSDRVAVQDMLPLDRYALELVSRRHATIQKAYRNFEFHKVYHTLHNLCVVDLSAFYLDIIKDRLYVEAQDGRKRRSAQTVLWQILMMLLEDMAPVLSFTAEEAFQQLPEAIKNELADLKSIFALRFAPDETEMDENTFARWEKLAMIRAEVNKAIEPKRKDGVIGKPLDAHITLYADEKLATLLQNAELDPMEFFIVSKVDIKPLSEARDTAIAAEDIEGLKVDVAAAPGEKCERCWRICEDLGTNADHPTACPRCTAVLTGKA; encoded by the coding sequence ATGAGCGACTATAAAAAAACCCTTCTGCTTCCCAAGACCAAATTTCCCATGAAGGCAAACCTCAAGCAACGCGAGCCTGAAATGCTCAAGTTCTGGGAACAGATCGACGCCTACAGCCTCATGATTTCCTCCGGCGGCGAAAACGGCTCCTACTGCCTGCACGACGGCCCTCCCTATGCCAACGGGCACATTCACATGGGTACTGCCCTGAACAAGGTGCTCAAGGACATCGTGGTCAAATCCCGCAACATGCAGGGCTATACGTCCCAGTATGTTCCGGGCTGGGACTGCCACGGCCTGCCCATCGAGCACAAGGTCGAACAGGAGCTCAAGAAGAAACGCAAGGAACTGCCCACGCTGACCGTGCGCAAGATCTGCCGCGAATACGCCAACAAGTGGCTGGATGTGCAACGCAAGGAATTCAAACGCCTCGGTGTGCTCGGCAAATGGGAAGAGCCCTACCTGACCATGAATCCCAGCTATGAGGCAGCCACAGCCCGAGAACTGGGTCGTTTCATGGAGAACGACGGCGTTGTGCGCGGCAAGAAACCCATCTACTGGTGCTGCGATTGTCACACCGCCTTGGCCGAAGCCGAGGTCGAATACGCGGACCACACTTCACCGTCCATCTATGTGCGCTTCCCCATGGCCGACCCCAAGGCCGCTGAAATCGCCGACGTGGACGTGAACAAGCTGTACATCGTCATCTGGACCACCACGCCGTGGACCATTCCCGACAACATGGCCGTGGCCGTGCATCCGAATTTTGATTACGTGTTCGTGAACGTGGGCGGCGATGTCTATGTTGTTGCCGAGGGCATGCTGGAAAGCGTAGCCCAGGCCGTGGGCTGGGAAAACCCCGAAATCGTAGCCACGGTCAAGGGCTCAGAACTGGAAGGCCTCAAGCCCAAACACCCCATCTACAATCGCGAATCCCCGGTGGTGCTGGCCGACTATGTCACGCTCGAAGCCGGTACCGGCTGCGTGCACACCGCGCCCGGCCACGGTCCGGACGACTTTGTCACTGGCATGCGCTACGGCCTTGAAATCTATTCGCCCATGAACGACCGCGGCGAATTCCACAAGGATGTCGAGTTCTTTGCCGGGATGAACGTGTTCGACGCCAACCCCAAGGTCATCGAAAAGCTGGAGGAACTCGGCAATCTGCTCGGCTCCTCCTCCATCACGCACTCGTACCCGCACTGCTGGCGTTGCAAAAAGCCGGTCATCTTCCGCGCCACCACCCAGTGGTTCATCGGCATGGAAGAAAACGACCTGCGCAAACGTTCATTGAACGCCATCCGCAACGACGTGAGCTGGATTCCGGCATGGGGCGAAGAACGAATTTACAACATGGTTGAAAACCGCCCGGATTGGTGCATCTCCCGCCAGCGCAACTGGGGCGTGCCCATCTCCGCGCTCATCTGCGAGGAATGCGACGAACCGTGGTACGATGCCCAGTGGGTCTACGACCTGTGCGAAAAATACGAAAAGCACCCCACGGGCTGCGACTACTGGTTTGAAGCGCCCATGGAAGACATCGTGCCCCAAGGTCTGACCTGCCCCAAGTGCGGCGCTGCCAAATGGAAGCGGGAAACCGACATCCTTGACGTATGGTTCGACTCCGGCACCAGCTTTGCCGCCGTGGTCGAACAACGAGAGGAAACCACCTACCCGGCCGACCTTTACCTCGAGGGTTCGGATCAGCACAGGGGCTGGTTCCACAGCTCGCTGCTGGCCAGCATGGGCACCCGCAAGGTGCCGCCCTACAAATCCGTGCTCACCCACGGCTACGTGGTGGACGGTGACGGCCGCAAGATGTCCAAATCCATCGGCAACGTCATCGCGCCGCAGGAAATCATCGACAAATACGGCGCGGAAATCCTGCGTATGTGGGTCTCCGCGTCCAACTATCAGGAAGACATCCGCATTTCGGATGAAACCCTGAACAGGCTCGTGGACGCCTACCGCCGCATCCGCAACACCTGCCGTTACCTGCTTTCCAACCTGAACGACTTTGCTCCGTCCGACCGGGTCGCGGTTCAGGACATGTTGCCGCTGGATCGTTATGCGCTGGAACTGGTGTCCAGAAGGCACGCCACCATCCAGAAGGCATACCGCAACTTTGAATTCCACAAGGTATACCACACACTGCACAATCTCTGCGTGGTGGACCTGTCCGCATTCTATCTCGACATCATCAAGGACCGCCTGTACGTGGAGGCTCAAGACGGACGCAAACGCCGCTCCGCCCAAACCGTACTTTGGCAAATCCTGATGATGTTGCTTGAAGACATGGCCCCGGTGCTTTCCTTCACCGCGGAAGAAGCCTTCCAGCAACTGCCCGAGGCCATCAAAAACGAACTTGCCGACCTCAAATCGATATTTGCCCTGCGTTTTGCCCCGGATGAAACCGAAATGGACGAAAACACATTCGCCCGCTGGGAAAAACTGGCCATGATCCGAGCCGAAGTGAACAAGGCCATCGAACCTAAGCGCAAGGACGGTGTCATCGGAAAGCCGCTGGACGCTCACATCACCCTGTATGCTGATGAAAAGCTCGCCACCCTCTTGCAGAACGCCGAGCTTGATCCCATGGAATTCTTCATTGTTTCCAAGGTGGACATCAAGCCCCTGTCCGAGGCAAGGGACACGGCCATTGCCGCCGAGGATATTGAAGGACTGAAAGTGGACGTGGCCGCAGCACCCGGCGAAAAATGCGAACGCTGCTGGAGAATCTGCGAAGACCTCGGCACAAATGCAGACCACCCCACGGCCTGCCCGCGTTGTACAGCCGTGTTGACCGGAAAGGCCTAG
- a CDS encoding Hsp20/alpha crystallin family protein — MPNLKLWSQSELEKLKRNVDRLFDDFCSDFELPAMHDRMAGDLVFSNEHGEFVARMEISGMKADDLVVTVHDGRMVISGEAECESGGTRTHRMFKKEVRLPCRVDAAEVRAVFEGGILEIHLPQCRNPYGHLVRVDTKE, encoded by the coding sequence ATGCCGAATTTGAAATTGTGGAGCCAAAGTGAATTGGAAAAATTGAAACGCAATGTTGACCGGCTGTTTGATGATTTTTGTTCGGATTTCGAATTGCCTGCGATGCATGACCGGATGGCTGGCGATCTTGTTTTTAGTAATGAACACGGTGAATTTGTAGCGCGAATGGAAATTTCCGGAATGAAGGCGGACGACCTTGTTGTAACTGTTCACGACGGGCGCATGGTCATTTCCGGGGAAGCCGAATGTGAAAGTGGCGGCACAAGGACGCATCGTATGTTCAAGAAGGAAGTGCGGTTACCGTGTCGTGTGGATGCTGCTGAGGTGCGGGCAGTCTTTGAAGGCGGTATTCTCGAGATTCATTTGCCGCAGTGCAGGAATCCGTATGGCCATCTGGTGCGCGTGGACACCAAAGAGTGA